One window of Stenotrophomonas indicatrix genomic DNA carries:
- a CDS encoding response regulator, whose translation MQSNNERPAPLPRLLLVEDQLDLADLMEQALTDEGNEIAHANSVFEALGMLDRGHFDGAVLDVELRDGVVFPVADRLLELGIPYLFASAVYDQLVPVRHRRAPFLAKPFHVQGLQRAVREALGRMPPSSPAPPH comes from the coding sequence ATGCAGAGCAACAACGAACGACCCGCACCGCTACCCCGCCTGCTCCTTGTGGAAGACCAGCTTGATCTGGCTGATCTGATGGAACAGGCCCTGACCGACGAAGGCAACGAAATCGCCCACGCCAACAGCGTCTTCGAGGCGTTGGGCATGCTCGACCGTGGCCACTTCGATGGCGCCGTGCTGGACGTGGAACTTCGTGATGGCGTGGTATTCCCTGTGGCCGATCGGCTGCTCGAACTGGGCATCCCCTATCTTTTCGCTTCAGCGGTATACGACCAGCTGGTGCCGGTCAGGCATCGGCGCGCGCCCTTCCTGGCCAAACCGTTCCATGTGCAGGGCCTGCAGCGCGCGGTGCGCGAAGCGCTCGGCAGGATGCCCCCCTCGTCGCCGGCACCGCCCCACTAG
- a CDS encoding D-alanyl-D-alanine carboxypeptidase family protein, whose amino-acid sequence MSSSHAPRPPASSITIDALSLEILQQQHAELRRPPASLTKLMTAYTAYDLLAQSGGSWSNTIAIDPRDVHEVADDETRMGLVPGERIALGRLLEGLMVVSGNDAALALARHLAGSQAAFAQHMNNHARALGLHDTHFISASGITTPGHLSTARDMAMLAAHLLARYPGLLAITAQRSFAHRTLHKANQNALLGENGVDGLKTGYTQAAGFCLAATARRRCAGHALPLRLINVVLGADSRASRDDQVRAQLDAGFAIAERAEAHPV is encoded by the coding sequence ATGTCTTCATCGCACGCCCCTCGCCCGCCCGCGTCATCGATCACGATCGATGCCCTCTCCCTCGAGATCCTCCAGCAGCAGCACGCGGAGCTGCGACGACCGCCGGCCTCGCTGACCAAGCTGATGACGGCCTACACCGCGTACGACCTGCTCGCGCAGTCGGGCGGTTCGTGGTCGAACACGATCGCCATCGATCCGCGCGACGTACACGAGGTGGCCGACGATGAAACGCGGATGGGCCTGGTGCCCGGCGAACGCATCGCCCTCGGCAGACTGCTGGAGGGCCTGATGGTGGTTTCCGGCAACGATGCCGCGCTCGCCCTGGCCCGTCACTTGGCCGGATCGCAGGCGGCGTTCGCGCAGCACATGAACAACCACGCGCGGGCGCTGGGCCTGCACGATACACACTTCATCTCCGCGTCCGGCATCACCACCCCGGGCCATCTGTCGACCGCACGCGACATGGCGATGCTGGCCGCCCACCTGCTGGCGCGCTACCCGGGTCTGCTGGCGATCACCGCACAGCGCAGCTTCGCGCACCGCACGCTGCACAAGGCGAACCAGAACGCCCTGCTCGGCGAAAACGGTGTGGATGGCTTGAAGACCGGTTACACCCAGGCTGCGGGATTCTGCCTGGCGGCCACCGCCCGTCGCAGGTGCGCTGGGCACGCCTTGCCACTGCGCCTGATCAACGTGGTGTTGGGTGCTGATTCCCGTGCGTCGCGCGATGACCAGGTCCGCGCGCAGCTTGATGCGGGCTTCGCCATCGCCGAGAGGGCCGAGGCCCATCCCGTGTGA
- a CDS encoding oxaloacetate decarboxylase has product MMSVDAIQNRRAAFRALHASGCFLLPNPWDVGSAVALARLGAQALATTSSGHAWAHGQPDGTMGRSEILAHLRTMVAATDLPVNADFEDGFGSSPEAVHESVSMAIDTGVAGLSIEDSTGDAEHPLRSIADSVARLQAARRAIDESGHDVLLVGRAENFFVGRPDLDDTLARIRAYAQAGADCLYAPGIRSAEQIRAVVDAAAGKPVNLLIGSPGQMTLQQAASLGVRRVSVGGALARSAWAGFLDASRQMLAGGSFDALPGTPSGAELNGLFKP; this is encoded by the coding sequence GTGATGAGTGTCGACGCGATCCAGAACCGCCGGGCTGCCTTCAGGGCACTTCATGCATCTGGTTGCTTCCTGCTGCCCAACCCATGGGATGTTGGCAGTGCCGTGGCGCTGGCGCGGCTGGGTGCGCAGGCACTGGCCACCACCAGCTCCGGCCATGCCTGGGCCCACGGGCAGCCTGACGGGACGATGGGTCGCAGCGAGATTCTCGCCCATCTGCGAACGATGGTGGCGGCGACCGATCTGCCGGTGAACGCCGACTTCGAAGATGGTTTCGGCAGCAGCCCGGAGGCGGTGCACGAGAGTGTGTCGATGGCGATCGACACCGGCGTGGCCGGCCTGTCGATCGAGGATTCCACCGGCGATGCGGAGCATCCGCTGCGCAGCATCGCAGACAGCGTGGCCCGGCTGCAGGCCGCGCGCCGTGCCATCGATGAAAGCGGGCACGACGTGCTGCTGGTGGGGCGCGCGGAAAACTTCTTCGTCGGCCGCCCCGATCTGGACGATACGTTGGCCCGCATCCGCGCCTATGCGCAGGCGGGTGCGGATTGCCTGTACGCACCGGGTATCCGCAGCGCAGAGCAGATCCGCGCCGTGGTGGATGCCGCCGCTGGCAAGCCGGTCAACCTGCTGATCGGTTCGCCCGGGCAGATGACGCTGCAGCAGGCGGCCAGCCTCGGCGTGCGCCGGGTCAGTGTCGGCGGTGCGCTGGCCCGCAGTGCGTGGGCAGGCTTTCTCGACGCCTCCCGGCAGATGCTTGCCGGTGGATCATTCGACGCACTGCCGGGCACCCCGTCAGGTGCCGAGCTCAACGGGTTGTTCAAGCCGTAA
- a CDS encoding GIY-YIG nuclease family protein, producing MEPGIRIDGRVFAYVFPCAWEDYAKIGFSRDPLGRISALHRRWFEFFDLEAGALVEAESERDARDLELQLRRPFKLHRAPAPMTVQDKAGGRTEWVRGANAALAEAVRALAQQGYHTYPLRLWLRAAMVQRLDRLHDWAAAQAPEEESLRTPVGVVALREALDAYRALAIDPEPWLPEHLQRGG from the coding sequence ATGGAGCCAGGCATCCGCATCGACGGCCGCGTCTTCGCCTACGTCTTTCCCTGTGCTTGGGAGGACTACGCGAAGATTGGTTTCTCGCGCGATCCGCTGGGCCGGATCAGTGCGCTGCATCGGCGCTGGTTCGAGTTCTTCGATCTGGAAGCGGGTGCGCTGGTCGAGGCGGAATCCGAGCGGGATGCGCGTGACCTGGAACTGCAGTTGCGCCGGCCCTTCAAGCTGCATCGTGCGCCGGCACCGATGACGGTGCAGGACAAGGCCGGTGGGCGCACCGAATGGGTGCGCGGGGCCAACGCCGCCTTGGCCGAGGCGGTACGTGCGCTGGCACAGCAGGGCTATCACACCTATCCGCTGCGGCTGTGGCTGCGGGCGGCGATGGTCCAGCGTCTGGACCGGCTGCATGACTGGGCCGCAGCGCAGGCGCCGGAAGAGGAAAGCCTGCGCACGCCGGTCGGTGTGGTCGCACTGCGCGAAGCCCTCGATGCGTATCGTGCGCTCGCTATCGATCCCGAGCCGTGGTTGCCGGAGCACCTGCAGCGCGGCGGGTGA
- a CDS encoding TetR/AcrR family transcriptional regulator produces the protein MPSSPAVPELRRRLTREQRARQLLDVAWALVGEEGTDALTLGRLAEAAGVAKPLAYGHFETRNGLLAALYADYDQRQTVVFDERIGAAKARLKDRARAIASGYIDCVLSQGSEIQDILAALAGSPELRAVRRCYQQDFIDKCARWLGPFAAGEVVPASGLWAILGAAETLSEAVAADAVEHAAAEAELERVIVAIVKRST, from the coding sequence TTGCCTTCCAGCCCTGCCGTGCCTGAGCTCCGTCGCCGCCTGACCCGCGAACAGCGTGCCCGCCAGCTGCTGGACGTGGCGTGGGCGCTGGTCGGCGAAGAGGGCACCGATGCGCTGACGCTGGGGCGCCTGGCCGAGGCGGCGGGTGTCGCCAAACCGCTGGCCTACGGCCACTTCGAAACCCGCAACGGCTTGCTGGCCGCGCTGTATGCCGACTATGACCAGAGGCAGACCGTGGTCTTCGATGAGCGTATCGGCGCCGCGAAGGCGCGGCTGAAGGATCGAGCGCGTGCCATCGCCTCGGGCTACATCGATTGCGTGCTGTCACAGGGCAGCGAGATCCAGGACATCCTCGCCGCCTTGGCGGGATCGCCGGAACTGCGGGCGGTGCGCCGTTGCTATCAGCAGGATTTCATCGACAAGTGCGCGCGGTGGCTGGGACCATTCGCAGCGGGAGAGGTCGTGCCCGCCAGCGGCCTCTGGGCCATCCTCGGTGCCGCCGAAACCCTGTCTGAAGCGGTTGCGGCCGATGCGGTGGAACATGCGGCCGCCGAGGCCGAGCTGGAGCGCGTGATCGTCGCCATCGTCAAGCGCAGCACCTGA
- a CDS encoding NAD(P)H-dependent oxidoreductase has product MHTHIVVAHPEPASLTHAVAARIGEAIVNANAGNTVTTVDLMAESFDPRFNAQDHAFFRRTTALPADVAAEHARLDVADTLVLVYPLYWWSFPALLKGWIDRVFTQGWAYDEGADGKVEKKLQRLQVHLVALGGAGQQMIDRRGYGEAMKTQIDQGIFDYCGAPVLSSTLLLDADSGMAETHLQTAVDIGRKIGTPAP; this is encoded by the coding sequence ATGCATACCCATATTGTCGTGGCACATCCTGAACCGGCCTCGCTCACCCATGCCGTCGCTGCGCGGATCGGCGAGGCCATCGTCAACGCCAACGCCGGCAACACGGTCACCACCGTGGATCTGATGGCGGAAAGTTTCGATCCTCGCTTCAACGCGCAGGACCACGCTTTCTTCCGCAGAACCACAGCGCTGCCGGCCGATGTGGCCGCCGAGCACGCACGGCTGGATGTGGCCGACACGCTCGTGCTGGTCTATCCGCTCTACTGGTGGTCGTTCCCGGCGCTGCTGAAGGGGTGGATCGATCGCGTCTTCACCCAGGGCTGGGCCTATGACGAAGGTGCCGATGGCAAGGTGGAAAAGAAGCTGCAGCGGTTGCAGGTGCATCTGGTGGCGCTGGGCGGTGCGGGCCAACAGATGATCGACCGGCGTGGCTATGGCGAGGCGATGAAGACCCAGATCGACCAGGGCATCTTCGATTACTGCGGAGCGCCGGTGCTGTCATCCACACTGCTGCTGGATGCCGACAGCGGCATGGCCGAAACGCATCTGCAGACGGCGGTGGACATCGGACGTAAGATCGGAACCCCCGCGCCCTGA